One window of the Eucalyptus grandis isolate ANBG69807.140 chromosome 6, ASM1654582v1, whole genome shotgun sequence genome contains the following:
- the LOC104448953 gene encoding probable inorganic phosphate transporter 1-8, with the protein MSLRLFHRLDTAKTQYYHFQAVIVAGMGLFTDAYHLFSITPITRLLGHIYYESHGNQVPPVIESAMLAVALLGAAIGQLIFGRLGDLVGRRRLYGLALMLMMAGSIGCGFSVGTTKGCILASLGFFRFLLGVGIGGDYPLSATIMSEYANKRMRGRFMAAVFSMQVFGILASSAVTMAVCKIFGRIYHPSPKDPTPKEADIAWRLILMLGVIPAVMTFYWRMKMPETARYTALVEKNVLQATQDMERVLDMSPGQIPEGHFLQPSQSSYPLFSKQFFLCHGRNLLACSATWFLLDIVFYSNALLQSKIYKKYLPDEDPSKAVTALEAAFEVARLQAIVASCCMIPGCIAAVFLIDRVGRLPIQAVGFFFMAIVYLSLGVPYVKYWNDHTDPLFMFLYGLTFTFAYCGPNTTTFILPAELFPARFRTTCHGIAGAAGKAGAIIGVVGLVMATQGDYKKGATPTQGDDQKEASRTRVALIILSGICLVGMAVTSMFTKETKGTSLEENE; encoded by the exons ATGTCGCTGAGACTTTTCCATAGACTCGACACCGCCAAGACACAGTACTACCACTTCCAGGCCGTCATCGTGGCAG GAATGGGGTTATTCACTGATGCCTACCATCTCTTCTCCATCACACCGATCACGAGACTGCTCGGACACATATACTACGAATCCCATGGCAACCAAGTACCGCCTGTCATCGAATCAGCCATGCTGGCCGTTGCTCTCCTTGGCGCTGCGATTGGTCAACTCATCTTCGGCAGGCTCGGTGATCTTGTAGGGAGGAGGCGCTTGTATGGCCTCGCCTTGATGCTCATGATGGCCGGCTCCATCGGGTGTGGATTCTCCGTGGGCACTACAAAAGGCTGCATTCTAGCGAGTCTAGGGTTTTTCAG GTTCTTGCTCGGGGTAGGGATCGGAGGAGATTACCCGCTCTCGGCGACGATCATGTCGGAGTATGCTAACAAGAGGATGCGTGGCAGATTCATGGCAGCTGTCTTCTCAATGCAAGTGTTTGGGATTCTGGCCAGCTCCGCTGTGACGATGGCAGTGTGCAAGATATTTGGCCGAATTTACCATCCGTCACCAAAAGATCCGACACCAAAAGAAGCTGATATTGCCTGGAGGTTGATATTGATGCTAGGTGTTATTCCTGCTGTGATGACGTTTTACTGGCGGATGAAGATGCCTGAAACGGCAAG GTACACCGCTTTAGTGGAGAAAAATGTCCTCCAAGCTACCCAGGACATGGAACGAGTCCTAGACATGTCCCCTGGCCAAATCCCGGAGGGCCATTTCTTACAGCCAAGCCAGTCATCCTACCCTCTCTTCTCCAAGCAATTCTTCCTCTGCCACGGCCGCAACCTCCTTGCCTGCTCCGCCACATGGTTCCTCCTCGACATCGTCTTCTACAGCAACGCCCTCTTACAATCCAAGATCTACAAGAAGTACCTGCCCGATGAAGACCCCAGCAAGGCAGTCACCGCCTTGGAGGCCGCCTTTGAGGTTGCGCGTTTACAGGCCATCGTGGCATCCTGCTGCATGATCCCTGGCTGCATCGCCGCCGTCTTCCTCATTGACCGCGTTGGGCGGCTCCCCATCCAAGCTGTCGGATTCTTCTTCATGGCCATCGTTTACTTGTCCCTCGGAGTGCCATATGTCAAATATTGGAACGACCACACAGACCCGCTGTTCATGTTCCTGTACGGCCTGACATTCACCTTCGCCTACTGCGGGCCCAACACAACCACGTTCATCTTGCCGGCTGAGCTTTTCCCCGCACGGTTCAGGACGACATGCCACGGGATCGCTGGGGCCGCGGGAAAGGCCGGGGCGATAATCGGCGTCGTGGGGCTCGTGATGGCCACACAGGGTGATTATAAAAAAGGGGCCACGCCCACTCAGGGTGATGACCAAAAGGAGGCATCGAGGACCAGAGTTGCATTGATCATATTGAGTGGGATTTGCCTGGTGGGGATGGCGGTGACTAGCATGTTCACGAAGGAGACTAAGGGAACATCGCTTGAGGAGAATGAATGA